One segment of Rosa chinensis cultivar Old Blush chromosome 6, RchiOBHm-V2, whole genome shotgun sequence DNA contains the following:
- the LOC112169348 gene encoding uncharacterized protein LOC112169348, producing the protein MKILKADVGALDNFEVLEFLKSKGASKNDLSRVARVTQSEYKVFDYLVDTPAGTHTRESVEEFKEKCRQYDLGNDKILNIINTRPASVVEIYAIVEDNADELVELVAEVLTPPTVPSPKPEADTNEIDAETMNVEQIEQNDGNKEKPEFGEAPMEPLNI; encoded by the exons ATGAAGAT ACTAAAGGCTGATGTCGGAGCACTTGACAATTTTGAAGTGCTCGAATTCCTAAAATCTAAAGGGGCCTCAAAGAATGATCTATCACGGGTGGCAAGAGTTACACAATCAGAGTATAAG GTTTTCGATTATTTGGTTGATACTCCTGCTGGTACTCACACAAGAGAGAGTGTTGAAGAGTTCAAGGAGAAGTGTAGACAATATGACCTTGGGAATGATAAGATCCTCAATATTATTAACACTAGGCCAGCTTCAGTGGTTGAAATATATGCG ATCGTGGAGGATAATGCTGATGAGCTAGTAGAGCTGGTTGCAGAGGTCTTGACTCCTCCAACTGTACCATCCCCTAAACCTGAAGCCGATACTAATGAGATTGATGCAGAGACCATGAACGTGGAACAAATTGAACAAAATGATGGCAATAAAGAAAAACCTGAATTTGGGGAAGCACCAATGGAGCCGTTAAATATATGA